DNA from Vulpes vulpes isolate BD-2025 chromosome 9, VulVul3, whole genome shotgun sequence:
GTTCtggtctaggggcacctggctggctcagtccaaagagcatgtgattcttaatcttggggtcatgagtttgagcccaagCCCTATGTTGGAGgtagagataattttaaaaataaaaaaacttaaaaaaaaagtctagagcAGGGGTTGACAAACCATAGCCATATCCATTTGTGTATGAATTGTGTGCGGCTGCTGTCACTCTACCGAATTGAGTTAATTACAGCATAGActgtatggcctgcaaagcctgtTTTGCCCTTTGCAGAGAAACTTTGCCCACCTTTGAACTAGTGCATCAAGAATTCATTTTGCTTAGCTCTCATGAGAGTGCCTcctcagagaagaggaaagaaaacaagaacttGCTGGCGATAAGATCTTCGTGTAATACAGGCAGTTTGGCAGTTATGATCTATGATTTATGTTATTGAAAGCCTCAGAGCAGGTCTGAGGTCCTCTGCCACTGATGGGCACACAAGAGGGTTTGTGAAATTCAAAGCCAAGATCTGGCCCTTCTGCAACAGCATTTTTCAGACCTCGGTCATTCTCCCACTGTTTTGTTGTCATTATGACTGTGTCTAAATGTACATAACGTTTAAATACGTACACTTGAAAAGGAAGTTTTATGACACAATTGCAGATTAAAAGCAAGTATTCAGGGGTCATGAAAATGAATATGTGAGCAAGGTGTCAGTTTTTTTTGTCAAGTGACAAATGTAAAGGCACACCTGAGCACAGTGGGGATTGTGAGTTGGGAACATCCAGTGGAAAGAAGTCATAGGCCCCATCCGAAGGTGGACAGGTGCACATTTGCAGGGTTTAGAGTGTGTCCTGTCCTCTTTTGTGAGCTGGAGTGACCTCTACAATGGGTTCCCCTGCGGGACATGGTGATTCACTCTCCTCTGTGTTGTTTAGGGTGTCAGCCTGACTGCAGCACGGGAATGTGGACAGCTTGTGTTCCTGGAGGGTCTCAAGTCTTCCGTGGATGTCTTCTTCCGGGCTCAGGCGGAGCCACACCCTCTGCAGTTCCTCAGGTCAGCCAGCCTGCAGCCCTGCTCAGAAGTGCACACCTGGTAGGTGGGCCCATACCGGGCTCGCCATGTGATTCTTCCCCCAACTATGCTGGGGACGCAGCTGGCTTCAGTTAGCAGACACTTCCCTGGTGTTGCAGCTTTAACAGAAAGCCCTTGGCTTTGTATGGCTCTATATGGCTGACCCAGATGCTATGGAAAGCATTATTTGCTGGGAGTATAGCAGAAGAGTATGTTTTTCCCAATCCTGGCTCAGAACCCTAGAACAcacttttattctgtttttggCTTGATACAGGGCTCAGCAGAGTATGGGCCATGGGCCAGCtacctgcttttgtaaataaagatttattggaatAGCTGCATTCACATATTTGCATATTGTCCCTGGCTCTCTAGCACTCCAACCAGCAGAGTTGGGTAGTTgagacagagaccatatggcccacaagcCCAAAATACTACTGTTGCCCTTTAAGAACAAGTTTGTTAACCCCTGGGTTTGCTATTTTGAGATTGGTTTTCCTGTTTCTTGTCCTTGAAGAGTGTCAGCCACAAACATAGCTCTGTGCATACTCCTCACCTGGCTGCTGTTCTTCCTCCACTACAAAAGAGTCCATATGGGAAGTCTCCCCACCGCCGCCTCTCTTAGACTCAGCCTTATGCAGCAGCCTGAAGGCCATGTAGAGTCAGAAGGTCTTGTGCCCTGACTTTGTGTGATCTCACATACAGCCTATTCTGTTTCTGAATCTGGGTGTCTTTGTCTGAATGATGGGCCTGGTTATACCTCACCCCCAGGTTGTGGGGGTTGTCTTCGCTGTTAGCGGTGCTCGGATGTGGAGTGTGGGCCTGTGCCTAGGCCCTGTACTCTCGTGCTTTCTGAGCCTCTTTTGCTGGGAAGTGACTGCCAGGGGTAGTCACTGGGGAGGCGGAGGTAGCTGGGCCATCTTGTTCAGAAACAGGTGGAATCTGTTAGGTACACAAACAGCCTCAGACCTTGGCCTGTCACCGACAGGTCACATGAATTGCTGTTTAGCTTTTTGTACACATTATGACCTCCCGGGAAGGCTTCTCCTGCTGGCCCAATCCAGGTTAATCTTCTGATGCCCTAAGATCTGAGGCTCTCCCTCAGAGAGGGGCTGTGTGGTGTTACTTGAGAATCCAGGAGACTGACTGCTTTTGTGTCCCCCAGTTTCTAGCACAGTGCTTTGTACCTCGTAGGCCTCAAGGAGTGTTTGAAGTGCAGTTTGCTCATGTATGCatgcattcctttttctttccaacCAGATCAGGAGCCCCTTTGGCTGAGGACTGTGATCCAGTTCTTTgccttccccctcctctgccccgcCCTTTTCCTGTGGTGTTGCTTGGTCCCAGATAAACATTTGTAGAGAGTGATCGATCCTTGCCTGATGTTCCAGGGAGGCTGATGCTGGGAACCTGCAGCCCCTGTATGAGTTTGTACGAGAGGCTCTGAAGCCCGCGGACGATGGGCAGGCTGCGTGGAGGTGCCCGGTGCTGCTGGTGGATGACCTCAGTGTGCTGCTGAGCCTGGGCATGGGGGCGGTGGCTGTGTTGGACTTCATTCACTACTGCAGAGCTGCTGTGTGCTGGGAACAAAAGGTATGGATTGGCTTGCTCTCTGTGCTCCTGCTTGTGGCCTCCATGGGCCCAGAGGGGTCCATACCTCCCTGGCTTG
Protein-coding regions in this window:
- the ELP6 gene encoding elongator complex protein 6 isoform X3, coding for MLRQMAASLCTTFSPSTSKGVSLTAARECGQLVFLEGLKSSVDVFFRAQAEPHPLQFLRSASLQPCSEVHTWEADAGNLQPLYEFVREALKPADDGQAAWRCPVLLVDDLSVLLSLGMGAVAVLDFIHYCRAAVCWEQKGNIVALVHDSGDAEDEENDILLNGLSHQSHLILRAEGLATGFCRDVHGQLKILWRTPSQPAAQRDRSLTYQYKIQDKSVSFFAKGMSPAIL